Proteins encoded in a region of the Ornithodoros turicata isolate Travis chromosome 3, ASM3712646v1, whole genome shotgun sequence genome:
- the LOC135387683 gene encoding uncharacterized protein LOC135387683 has product MPGREVARNFMVSESHFSRIFTTWINFLAHKLKELTVLPKVEDLQPNLPKSFRGFENTRLLLDATEIRIQKPSSLNAQRQTFSSYKHYNTYKVVIGCTPDGYIAFISKLWGGSVSDSAVIEESGILDVLEPGDGIMVDKGFAFPALPPHIKLYRPPHRQFHEPQMSSGDVAETRNVARARVHVERAIRRAKSFHILDKPFPISMIDIAEQVFHVCCFLSNFRLPLINNLA; this is encoded by the coding sequence ATGCCTGGCAGAGAAGTCGCAAGAAATTTTATGGtttctgaaagccactttagTCGAATATTTACAACGTGGATAAATTTTCTTGCTCACAAACTGAAAGAGCTCACTGTCCTCCCTAAAGTGGAAGACTTGCAACCCAATCTACCAAAGTCGTTCCGGGGTTTCGAAAATACTAGATTGTTGCTTGATGCAACAGAGATCCGAATCCAGAAGCCGTCTTCACTTAATGCGCAAAGGCAGACCTTTTCATCATACAAACATTATAACACTTACAAAGTTGTTATTGGGTGCACTCCAGATGGGTACATTGCGTTCATTTCAAAGCTTTGGGGAGGCTCTGTTTCAGATAGTGCTGTTATTGAGGAAAGTGGTATCTTAGATGTCCTTGAACCAGGTGACGGTATCATGGTCGATAAAGGATTTGCTTTCCCTGCCTTGCCACCCCATATTAAGCTATACAGGCCACCACATCGCCAATTCCACGAACCCCAAATGAGCTCTGGTGATGTTGCAGAGACCAGGAACGTGGCACGGGCAAGAGTACATGTGGAAAGGGCAATCCGGAGAGCAAAATCTTTTCATATTCTGGACAAGCCCTTCCCAATCTCCATGATAGACATAGCAGAACAAGTGTTTCATGTTTGTTGTTTCTTAAGCAATTTTCGTTTGCCGCTGATTAACAACCTAGCATAA